The sequence CTGATCCTGCTGGGGATCATTCTTTTTGCTTCCCCAATATTGATCGCGATCATCCAGTTTGTTTATAGTTTGCTGGTCTAATGGACCGGGCGTTGGAAAAATACCTATCCTCCCTGGAGAAATTCGGGATCAATCTTGGGCTGGAGAGAATAACCGGTCTCCTGACGAATCTTGGGAATCCCCAACAAAAGCTTCAGGCGATCCACGTTGCCGGGACCAATGGCAAAGGGTCGACCTGCGCGATGATCGCGGCGATCTTGAAAGAGCTGGGGTACAAGGTCGGGCTTTACACTTCTCCTCATCTGCTCCGCTACAATGAGCGGTTCCAGATCAACGGCCGCGAGATCAGCGAGCCCGATCTTTCTGCCGGGATCGCCGCGGTCAAAAAAGCGGCCGCCGGGCTCCCGCAAAAACCTACCGTTTTCGAAGTCCTGACCGCGGTCGCCTTTTGGTATTTCGCGAAGAAAAAAGTTGATTTCGCGGTGGTTGAGGTTGGGATGGGGGGGCGGCTTGACGCGACCAATGTTATCAGGCCGCTGGTCTCGGTGATCACCAATGTCGAGCTGGAACATACCACCGTGCTTGGCCGGACACTGGCCAAGATCGCGGTGGAAAAGGGGGGGATCATCAAGCCGGGGGTGCCGGTGGTTACCGCCGAAAGCAAAGCCGAGGCGCTTACCGTCCTGACCCATCAGGCAAATATAGGCGGGAGCTCATTGGTCCAGGTCGGCATAGTTGGCGCCGGGTTCATAACCAATTTGTTGGGGGAACATCAAAAGAGGAATGCCGCCTGCGCGGTAGCGGCGGTCCTTCTGGCCGGTATAAGTGCCGATAAAAAGAAGATCGTGGCCGGCCTGAAGAAAGTCCGCTGGCCGGCCCGTTTCCAGGTGATCAGGAAAAAACCGCTTACCATTGTCGATGGCGCTCACAATCCGGCCGGGGTTAAAACCCTGGTTGATACGCTTGGGCGGGAATATCCCGGCAAAAAATTCGTTGTTATTTTTGGCGCGCAACAAGATAAAGAAGTGACGTCGATGCTCGCTCTCCTTCGTCCGCTGGCCAAAGAGATGATCATTACCAGATCGTCACATCAGCAATCGTCAGCCATGATCTCCAGCGAAAAAGCGTTGGAATTGGGATCGGTCCTGCGCCAAACGGCAAGCTGTGACCGGGTGATCTGCGGTTCTCTGTTTTTGGCCGGTGATACTATAAAAATATTAGCCCAAAAGGGGCGGTAGTTTTTGGTTGACGCTGGATGGGGGGAGTAGTAGAATAACTCAGGGCATGGAATACTTAAATTTCCCGGAAAAAGACCCCAATGAAATTCCGTCGACAGATGATGGGCCAACTGTCCAATTGCCGAAAAAAAATCGTTTTTCGGGTTGGCTGAGAAGTCTTTTAGTTTTTATTGTTTTGGTGGCGCTTATCGCCGGTAGTTTTTTGATCAGTTTCCAGCTGGGGAAAAAGATCCTTTTTTCCGTGAAAAAGCCGATGCGAGAGAGCAAGACGATGGTCCTGGAGCCCCCCCCGTCTTACGAAGCGCTGGTCAAGCTGGAAAAAGCGCTGCGGGCCGGGAGCAAAGAGAAGCCGGCAGTTAAAAAGAAATCGGTCAAACGATATCGTCGGACAGCTTACCGGTCAACCCGGAGCGTCGCGGCCAGGCGGAGCGGGACTTATTACAAGGTACAGATTGGGCCATTTCGTTCTTTAACCGAAGCTAAGTATCATCTGGAGCTGGTCAAGAAAAGAGGATTTGACGCTTTCCTGAAAAAATATGGCTCTTATTGGAAGATCCAGGCGGGAGCGTATAAGAGCCTGAAAACAGCCAAGCAACAGCAGCAACTACTGCTGAAAAAAGAATTCAAATCAAAGATTATCATTGAATAACCAACCTGCCGACAGGCAGGCAATCATTTAAGGAGGACGGGGAAATGTCGGTATACGATATGGTGTTCGGAAAGTTTTCACGGGACCTGGGGATCGATTTGGGGACGGCGACTACGCTCGTGTTTGCCCGCGGGGAAGGGATCATTCTCTGCGAACCGTCGGTTGTCGCGATCAATAAAGATAACAACAAACCCCTTGCTTTTGGCAACGAAGCCAAAGGGATGCTGGGCCGTACGCCGGCTAACATTGTCGCGGTCCGGCCGATGCGCGACGGTGTGATCGCCGACTTTGAGATCACCGAGATGATGCTTCGCCACTTTATCAATAAAAGCCACCAGCGCTCCGCTTTTGTCCGTCCGCGGATCGTAGTTGGTGTGCCGTCGGGGATCACCGGCGTTGAAAAACGGGCGGTATTGGATGCTGCCATGCATGCCGGCGCCCGGGAGGCGTATCTGGTGGAAGAGCCAATGGCGGCGGCGATCGGGGCCAACCTGCCGGTCTCTGAAGCGCAGGGGAGCATGATCGTCGATATCGGCGGCGGGACTACCGAAGTGGCGGTCCTGGCGCTTGGCGGGATCGTTGTTTCCAAGTCGATCCGGGTGGCAGGGGACGAAATGGACGAAGCGATCGTTTCGCATTGCCGCAAGAACTACAACTTATTGATCGGGGAGCGGACGGCCGAACAGATCAAGATCGACATTGGCTCCGCGTATCCTTTGCCGGAAGAAAAAACAATTGAAGTGCGCGGCCGCGACCTGGTCACCGGTTTGCCAAAAACGCTGACTTTAACTTCATCGGAGATCCGCGACGCCTTGGCGGAGCCGGTCTCAATGGTAGTTGACGCGGTCCGGATGACCCTGGAAAAAACCCCGCCGGAACTCTCGGCCGACATCATGGACCGGGGGATCGTCATGGCGGGCGGTGGTTCGCTCTTAAGAGGACTGGACAAATATTTGGCCCAGGAGACCGAAATGCCGGTATATGTCGTCGATGATCCGATCTCCTGCGTCGCTTACGGGACCGGGAAGATACTGGAAGAGATCGACACGTTGAAAAAAGTTCTGATCATGCCCAAGAGTAATCAGTGAAGCCATACCGTGGCACTAGAAGGAAAAACTCATATCGTCCAGCTATAATTATCATTCTGCTGGCGCTGGTTCTCTCTTACTTCGCGATCAATAACTCGTTTGGGATAAGACTGGTCTTTACCTCCGTTATTTATCCGGTCCAAACGGCTCTCCATTTTGTCGTCAAGGGAGTGGTCGGCATTCCGTCAGGGGTGATGTCGCTGCGCAATCTTTCCCAGGAGAACAAGGAGCTCAAGAGCCGGCTTTTTACTTCGATCGCCAAGCTTGCCCTGTTTGAAGAGCTGGTCAATGAAAATGTCCGGCTTCGCCAATCACTCGAATTTCAGGGGTCAAACCGTTACCGCTTTAAGCTTGTCGTTGCTCAGGTTGTGGCGCGCGGCGCTTCACCCTACACCTCATTGATGGAGATCAATCAAGGGGTCCTTTCCGGGGTTAAAGTCGATATGCCGGTCATAGTCGATGAGGGTTTGGTGGGCCGGGTCGTGGAGGTCTCTTTGTTCAGTTCCAAGATCTTGCCGATCACCGATCTAAAGAGCTCTGTAGCCTCGGTTGACCAGCAGAACAGGGAATTTGGCGTGGTCGAAGGATTTGCCAGCCAGCGGTTTTTAGCGATGAAATATGTCAGTTCCGTCGCGGATATTCAGGTGGGCGACAAGATCGTTACTTCACCTGCTTCCAAGATCTTTCCACCGGGAATTCCGATCGGTTCGGTTGTTTCGGTGAAAAAGAAAGACTCCGACCTGTTTTTTGATGTTAAGGTCAGGCCAGCGGTAAATTTTTCCAAACTGGAAGAAGTTTTTCTGATCTTCCAATAGGCTTTTATGCGGACATTCAAATTAATATTGTTCTTATTGGTGTTGCTCCTTGGACAAACAGTCCTGCTGCCGTTCCTGACTTTCTTTGGGGCAATGCCGGACCTTTTCCTGGTCGCGGTCATTGTTTACGCGGTCATGGCGGAACGGGGGGGCTCGACCTTTTTCGCGGCCGGAGCCGGGTTTCTGCAAGACCTCTTTTCCTCTGGGCTTTACCTTAACACTCTGACCAAGGTTTTGGTCGGCCTCCTGGTTGGCGGGATCAGCAATGAAGTGGTCGGGGATGTCCGCTCTTTTGCCGCCAGCATGGTGGCGATCATTACTCCGTTGGTTTTGATCGGCGAGGGATTGGTGATCTATTTTTGGCAGGGGAACCATTTTTCAGTTTTCTATTATCTCTTGATCGTCCTTCTTACGACCATTTATAACCTGGCCTTTGTTCCGGCGATTTACTACGTTTTAAAGAAACTGGTCAATGAATAAGGATCAGGCGATCTGGCTGGTCATTGGCCTTGCGTTCCTGGTGATCTTTGGCCGGCTTTTTCAGCTTCAGGTTATTGAAGGGGATAAATATCAGCGTCTGGCGCTGGAAAATGCGGCAAAAAGCATCCCGATCTACGCGCCGCGCGGCATTATTTACGACCGGAGCGGCAAGGTCATTGCCCAAAACCAGGCGGTCTTTTCCATTCAGGTCATGCCCCAGCTTCTCTCCGACAACGATCCGGAACGCCGCGACCAGGTCTTGAAAAAACTAAGCTCGATCCTTGGCGAAGAGGTCAAGCCAAAAAAACGGGCCGACCGGCCGATCCTGATCAAAGACAACCTTGACCTGAAAACCGCGATCACCGTGGAAGAGCTGGGTAAAGAATTGAAAGGGGTCGAGGTTGTTGTTCATCCGGTCAGGCTTTATCCATATGGCAAGGCGGCGGCCCATCTGCTCGGTTACGTTGGCGAGATCGAAGGAGACGAGCTCAAACGCTTGAAGATAGAGGGTTACCGGTTGGGGGATACCATTGGTAAGGACGGGATCGAAAAGATCTACGATAAATTGATCAGGGGGAAGGACGGGGGGAAGAAGATCGAAGTGGATGTCCGAGGAAACCCGATCAGGGTTTTAGGCACGGTCGATCCGGTGCCGGGAGCCAATGTTTTCACGACAATTGATATTGAGCTTCAGCAAGCGGTTGATGTCGCTTTGGGAGGAAAGATCGGAGCGGTGGTGGTCCTTGATCCGCGAAGCGGGGAACTCCTTTCCCTGGTCAGTCATCCGAATTACGACCCGAATATCTTTGTGAAGCAACTTGAATCGGTGGATTGGGAGAAACTTGAAAAAAAACAGCATCCCTTTATGAACCGGGCACTGGCGATCTATCCTCCCGGCTCGATCTTTAAAGCGGCGGTCTTGACCGCTGCGCTGGAAAAGAACCTGACCCAGGCCAAAGAATCGTTTTTTTGTCCCGGCTATTACCGGATCAATAGCCGGATCGCCCGCTGCTGGAAAGAGAGCGGCCACGGCCGGATCACGGCGGAAGATGGTCTGGTCAATTCCTGCGATATTGTTTTTTATGAGCTGGGGCGGCGGCTTGGCCCCGAATCGATCGCAGAATATGCCAGAAAATATGGTTTGGGGGAGAAGACCGGGATCGATCTGCCGCATGAGAAATTCGGCTTAGTCCCCGATACCGCCTGGAAGCAGAGGGCGCTTGGCGAAGGGTGGTATGAAGGGGACTCGATCAATTATGGGATCGGACAGGGCTTTCTCCAGGTAACTCCGGTCCAAATGGCCAAACTTTACGGAACGATCGCTACCGGGCGGCAAATGAAGCCTTACATCGTTTCAGAGATCAGAAAAAAGGATGGGGAGATCCTCTATCAGCAAAAACCGCGGGAGATCGGGAGCCTTCCCGGAAGCATGGCTACCGTTAAAATTGTTCGTGATGCTCTGCGAGAGGTAGTGAAACGGGCGACCGGCCGGGCGGCAAACGTACCGGGGATCCCGGCAGCCGGAAAGACAGGTACCGCGCAGAATCCCGGATTGCCTCACGCGTGGTTCATTTGCTACGCTCCCTATGACGATCCGGAGATCGTTATTGCCGCCTTTGTTGAACATGGCGAACATGGCGATCGGGCGGCGGCGACTGTCGCGCGCGATATCCTCAAATGGTATAAGGATAATCGCCTGGAGAAGGAATATCCTGAGGAGTAATGAATCCAATTGGGCGTGTTTTTCCCCGCGACTAAACGTCGCGATTAGGCTCGATATTTAATTAAATAACCGCGGCGTTTAGCCGCTGGTTGTACTACTTTAAGTCGTGATTTAGCTTCCTCCCTTTTGACAAATGCCTGGCAATTTGCTAAAATAGTAAGGTTATGAAAAAAGTTGAACTGGCAGCGAAAAAGAGAGAAGCGATCGGGACAAAAAAGCTGAAAAGCTTAAGAAAAGAGGGCTTTATTCCCGCGATCGTTTATGGGCGTAAGATCAAGCCGGTTGCCGTCGCAATCGAACGAAAAGCTTTTTTAACTAAAATATTGGGCTCTGAAACAGGGAAAAACACCATTGCTTCGCTGAAAGTCGGGGGGGAAACCCTTCAGGTTTTGACCCAGGACATTCAATTTGACGCGGTTGAAGGAACTATCCTCCATATTGATTTTAACCACATTGTTATGGATGAAGCGATCAAGACCAAAGTGGCGATCGAATTGACCGGGATCCCAGCTGGAGTGAAGGAAAGTGGCGGTATTTTGGTCCATGGCTTGCGTGAAGTTGAGATCGAGTGTTTGCCTGGCGATATTCCGGAGAAGTTCCATGTTGATGTCACTGCTTTATTGATCAACGATTCTTTGCATGTTTCCGATCTTCCTTCAGGAAAATATAAATTGCTTTCCAACGCGGCGGATATGATCGCTTCCTGCGTCCCGCCAGCGAAGGAAGAAGAGGTTGCCCCAGCGGCGGCGCCGATCGTTGGTGAAGCGACCGCGGAAGACGCGACTGCCGTGGCAGACGAAAAGGTCAAAGAAAAAGCGGCCCCGGGGGCTCAACCAGCCAAAGCGGCTCCAGCTGGGAAGCCAGAAAAAGCTGCTAAGTAATCCCCCTCTGGATACCGCAATATTTTTCCTGTATAATCCGATAAAATATTATGTCTGAATTTCACGCAGAAGGCGGCGGTGTCCATCCTGGTAAGCCAATTATTTGGCCGAGTGGTAAGCCAACAACTTCTTCCTCCTCCAGTTCACAGTCAAATGCCGCCCAAAACGCGGCCAACCAGGCCGCTCCGGTCAAACCTGGCCAGGTAGCGCCTTCCCAGCAAGCGGCCGCGACTGCCGCTCCGGCAGCGACGGCGGCACCGGCCAAACCGGCTGCCTCAATTTCCCGCAATTTGACGATCGAAGATGTCCGCTCGCATCTTCTTTCATTACAAATAGAACCAAGCGATTTTAATTCTAAGCTTGCCTCGCTGATGCTCCGCAATGGATTGGAACTCTCCCGGGGCAATTTTGTTAAGATAATGAACATGATGCAGGGGACCAACAAATCGGACGCGATGCAGCAGGCGGCGACCATGCTGGTAATGAAAGGGGTCGACTCTCCTGAAGCGGTCAAAGTCCTTGGCCAATACCTGGCGGATAATCCAAGCATGGCGAGCCAGATTTCAGGCCTCCAGTCAGGGATCAGCAACCTGGCGTCGGCCCTGATGAGCGGCAAAGGACTGCTCGATTCGAGCCTGGTCGCCCAGTTGACGGCGATGCTTGGCCAATTTGATGAAATGTTCCAAACGATCTCCGATCAATTTGCGACCAAAGGGACCCCGCTGGACCGCAACTCCCTGCTTACCGACGCTAAAGCCCTAAAAGCGCTTTTAAATGGAGTTAAGGAAAAGGCCGGAGGAGAAAAGGCCCGAGGTGCCCAGGGAGAACTCCTGGCCTCGGCGGTTAAAGAGTTTTCCGGCAAACTTGACCGGATGATGCAAAATGTGGTCGCCCAATCGATCCTGTCGCAAAGCGGGCGGACCGAGGTCAACTATCATTATCAGCAGATCCCCAACACCATGATCAATCCTCCCAAGGATTTTGAGATCGTCATCAAGCGGGACGGCGAAGGGAAAAAAGCCAAGATCGATCCGCGCAACACCCAGGTGGTCATGGCTTTTGAGACCGATGGATTAGGGAAGATGGTCATTTCGATGATCGTTAAAGATAACAA comes from Candidatus Margulisiibacteriota bacterium and encodes:
- a CDS encoding rod shape-determining protein; its protein translation is MVFGKFSRDLGIDLGTATTLVFARGEGIILCEPSVVAINKDNNKPLAFGNEAKGMLGRTPANIVAVRPMRDGVIADFEITEMMLRHFINKSHQRSAFVRPRIVVGVPSGITGVEKRAVLDAAMHAGAREAYLVEEPMAAAIGANLPVSEAQGSMIVDIGGGTTEVAVLALGGIVVSKSIRVAGDEMDEAIVSHCRKNYNLLIGERTAEQIKIDIGSAYPLPEEKTIEVRGRDLVTGLPKTLTLTSSEIRDALAEPVSMVVDAVRMTLEKTPPELSADIMDRGIVMAGGGSLLRGLDKYLAQETEMPVYVVDDPISCVAYGTGKILEEIDTLKKVLIMPKSNQ
- the mreC gene encoding rod shape-determining protein MreC; the protein is MKPYRGTRRKNSYRPAIIIILLALVLSYFAINNSFGIRLVFTSVIYPVQTALHFVVKGVVGIPSGVMSLRNLSQENKELKSRLFTSIAKLALFEELVNENVRLRQSLEFQGSNRYRFKLVVAQVVARGASPYTSLMEINQGVLSGVKVDMPVIVDEGLVGRVVEVSLFSSKILPITDLKSSVASVDQQNREFGVVEGFASQRFLAMKYVSSVADIQVGDKIVTSPASKIFPPGIPIGSVVSVKKKDSDLFFDVKVRPAVNFSKLEEVFLIFQ
- the mreD gene encoding rod shape-determining protein MreD, with amino-acid sequence MFLLVLLLGQTVLLPFLTFFGAMPDLFLVAVIVYAVMAERGGSTFFAAGAGFLQDLFSSGLYLNTLTKVLVGLLVGGISNEVVGDVRSFAASMVAIITPLVLIGEGLVIYFWQGNHFSVFYYLLIVLLTTIYNLAFVPAIYYVLKKLVNE
- the mrdA gene encoding penicillin-binding protein 2, whose translation is MNKDQAIWLVIGLAFLVIFGRLFQLQVIEGDKYQRLALENAAKSIPIYAPRGIIYDRSGKVIAQNQAVFSIQVMPQLLSDNDPERRDQVLKKLSSILGEEVKPKKRADRPILIKDNLDLKTAITVEELGKELKGVEVVVHPVRLYPYGKAAAHLLGYVGEIEGDELKRLKIEGYRLGDTIGKDGIEKIYDKLIRGKDGGKKIEVDVRGNPIRVLGTVDPVPGANVFTTIDIELQQAVDVALGGKIGAVVVLDPRSGELLSLVSHPNYDPNIFVKQLESVDWEKLEKKQHPFMNRALAIYPPGSIFKAAVLTAALEKNLTQAKESFFCPGYYRINSRIARCWKESGHGRITAEDGLVNSCDIVFYELGRRLGPESIAEYARKYGLGEKTGIDLPHEKFGLVPDTAWKQRALGEGWYEGDSINYGIGQGFLQVTPVQMAKLYGTIATGRQMKPYIVSEIRKKDGEILYQQKPREIGSLPGSMATVKIVRDALREVVKRATGRAANVPGIPAAGKTGTAQNPGLPHAWFICYAPYDDPEIVIAAFVEHGEHGDRAAATVARDILKWYKDNRLEKEYPEE
- a CDS encoding bifunctional folylpolyglutamate synthase/dihydrofolate synthase, producing the protein MDRALEKYLSSLEKFGINLGLERITGLLTNLGNPQQKLQAIHVAGTNGKGSTCAMIAAILKELGYKVGLYTSPHLLRYNERFQINGREISEPDLSAGIAAVKKAAAGLPQKPTVFEVLTAVAFWYFAKKKVDFAVVEVGMGGRLDATNVIRPLVSVITNVELEHTTVLGRTLAKIAVEKGGIIKPGVPVVTAESKAEALTVLTHQANIGGSSLVQVGIVGAGFITNLLGEHQKRNAACAVAAVLLAGISADKKKIVAGLKKVRWPARFQVIRKKPLTIVDGAHNPAGVKTLVDTLGREYPGKKFVVIFGAQQDKEVTSMLALLRPLAKEMIITRSSHQQSSAMISSEKALELGSVLRQTASCDRVICGSLFLAGDTIKILAQKGR
- a CDS encoding 50S ribosomal protein L25, with the protein product MKKVELAAKKREAIGTKKLKSLRKEGFIPAIVYGRKIKPVAVAIERKAFLTKILGSETGKNTIASLKVGGETLQVLTQDIQFDAVEGTILHIDFNHIVMDEAIKTKVAIELTGIPAGVKESGGILVHGLREVEIECLPGDIPEKFHVDVTALLINDSLHVSDLPSGKYKLLSNAADMIASCVPPAKEEEVAPAAAPIVGEATAEDATAVADEKVKEKAAPGAQPAKAAPAGKPEKAAK
- a CDS encoding SPOR domain-containing protein: MEYLNFPEKDPNEIPSTDDGPTVQLPKKNRFSGWLRSLLVFIVLVALIAGSFLISFQLGKKILFSVKKPMRESKTMVLEPPPSYEALVKLEKALRAGSKEKPAVKKKSVKRYRRTAYRSTRSVAARRSGTYYKVQIGPFRSLTEAKYHLELVKKRGFDAFLKKYGSYWKIQAGAYKSLKTAKQQQQLLLKKEFKSKIIIE